The Salegentibacter mishustinae genome includes a window with the following:
- a CDS encoding cytochrome c oxidase subunit I, which produces MSAIATAPAHDHHEDHGHHHKQTFITKYIFSTDHKMIAKQYLITGILMGIVGIMMSVLFRLQLAWPEESFMIFEWLLGDKWAPEGVMTPSIYLALVTIHGTIMVFFVLTAGLSGTFSNLLIPLQIGARDMASGFMNMLSYWLFFISCCIMLSSLFIESGPASAGWTIYPPLSALPQAIGGSGMGMTLWLISMAIFIASSLLGSLNYIVTVLNLRTTGMSMMRLPLTIWAFFITAVIGVVSFPVLLSAALLLIMDRSFGTSFFLSDIYIQGEVLSHQGGSPVLFEHLFWFLGHPEVYIVILPAMGIVSEVLATNSRKPIFGYRAMVASILAIAFLSTIVWGHHMFVSGMNPFLGSVFTFTTLLIAIPSAVKAFNWITTLWKGNLQMNPAMLFSIGFVSTFITGGLTGIILGDSTLDINVHDTYFVIAHFHLVMGISAIYGLLAGVYHWFPKMFGRMMNKNLGYVHFWITAVGAYGVFFPMHFIGLAGLPRRYYTNTAFPYFDDLANVNVIITVFALITAGVQVVFLYNFFSSIFYGKKATQNPWNATTLEWTTPVEHIHGNWPGAIPSVYRWSYDYSKMNLDGTDYVIPGQDFVPQNVPLQDHEEELNH; this is translated from the coding sequence ATGTCAGCAATAGCAACAGCACCGGCTCACGATCACCACGAGGATCACGGACATCATCATAAACAAACTTTTATTACTAAATACATATTTAGTACAGATCATAAGATGATTGCCAAGCAATATCTTATTACAGGTATTTTAATGGGTATTGTAGGGATTATGATGTCCGTACTTTTCCGTTTACAATTAGCCTGGCCAGAAGAATCTTTTATGATCTTCGAATGGCTTTTAGGAGATAAATGGGCTCCGGAAGGTGTAATGACACCGTCAATCTACCTTGCGTTAGTTACCATACACGGTACTATAATGGTGTTCTTTGTATTAACTGCCGGCTTGAGTGGTACCTTTAGTAACCTGCTTATTCCACTTCAAATTGGAGCACGGGATATGGCATCTGGGTTTATGAATATGCTTTCTTACTGGTTATTCTTTATCTCTTGCTGTATAATGCTAAGCTCACTGTTTATAGAGTCTGGTCCTGCTTCTGCGGGTTGGACAATTTATCCACCACTTAGTGCATTGCCACAGGCTATTGGAGGTTCTGGTATGGGGATGACGCTTTGGTTAATTTCCATGGCTATCTTTATCGCTTCGTCACTTTTAGGATCACTTAACTATATTGTTACTGTACTTAACCTTAGAACTACGGGAATGTCTATGATGAGACTTCCACTTACCATATGGGCATTTTTTATTACTGCCGTTATTGGTGTGGTTTCTTTCCCGGTTCTGTTATCTGCAGCACTTTTGCTTATAATGGATAGAAGTTTTGGAACTTCTTTCTTCCTTAGTGATATTTATATACAGGGTGAAGTATTAAGTCACCAGGGTGGTTCTCCGGTTTTATTTGAGCACTTGTTCTGGTTCCTTGGGCACCCAGAAGTTTATATTGTAATTCTACCTGCAATGGGTATTGTATCTGAAGTTTTAGCTACAAATTCACGTAAACCGATCTTTGGTTACCGTGCGATGGTTGCTTCAATTCTTGCAATTGCCTTTCTTTCTACAATCGTATGGGGTCACCATATGTTCGTTTCAGGGATGAATCCTTTCTTAGGTTCTGTATTTACATTTACAACATTACTAATTGCAATTCCTTCTGCAGTAAAAGCCTTTAACTGGATCACAACGCTCTGGAAAGGTAATCTGCAAATGAACCCTGCGATGTTATTTTCCATTGGTTTTGTTTCAACATTCATTACCGGTGGTCTAACAGGAATTATCCTTGGAGATTCAACATTAGATATTAATGTTCACGATACTTATTTCGTGATTGCGCACTTCCACTTGGTAATGGGTATATCTGCGATCTACGGGCTTTTAGCCGGTGTGTATCACTGGTTCCCAAAAATGTTTGGTCGAATGATGAACAAGAACCTTGGTTATGTTCACTTCTGGATCACTGCTGTAGGAGCTTACGGGGTATTCTTCCCAATGCACTTTATAGGTCTGGCCGGTTTGCCAAGACGTTATTATACAAACACTGCATTCCCTTATTTTGATGATCTTGCGAATGTAAACGTGATTATTACAGTATTCGCACTTATTACCGCTGGTGTTCAGGTAGTTTTCCTTTATAATTTCTTTAGCTCTATTTTCTACGGAAAAAAGGCTACTCAAAACCCTTGGAATGCTACTACCTTAGAATGGACTACTCCGGTAGAACACATTCACGGAAACTGGCCTGGAGCAATCCCTTCAGTTTACCGTTGGTCTTACGATTATAGTAAGATGAACCTTGATGGAACAGATTACGTAATTCCTGGTCAGGATTTTGTTCCGCAGAACGTTCCGCTTCAGGATCACGAAGAAGAGTTAAATCATTAA
- a CDS encoding cytochrome c oxidase subunit II, producing MTVFLVIIVLALLAVTGWQMSKIFQLSKGPGAESAEIANDNDNRQQAKLMLWFMIFLYVGMAYSFWHWSKLYLPQAASEHGNEVDTLMFISIGLIMVVQVITQALLHWFAYKYQGKKGNRALFFADNDKLEFIWTIIPVITLAGLIIYGLFTWSDIMNISEDDDPIVIEIYAKQFSWQARYAGEDNTLGEANVRFIEGVNTVGLNVNDTYADDDKITTELHLPVGKQVLFKFRSQDVLHSAYFPHFRAQMNVVPGMVTQFAFTPDVTTAEMRDSEYMVDKVKTINEIRKENSKALMAEGEAPLDSYEFDYFLLCNKICGDAHYNMQMKIVVESEEEYNQWLSEQDEFATVMESQE from the coding sequence ATGACCGTATTTTTAGTAATAATTGTACTAGCCCTATTGGCCGTTACCGGTTGGCAAATGTCTAAGATTTTTCAGCTTTCTAAAGGCCCTGGTGCCGAAAGTGCTGAGATAGCTAACGATAATGATAATAGGCAACAAGCCAAGCTTATGCTTTGGTTTATGATCTTCCTTTACGTGGGGATGGCTTACAGCTTTTGGCATTGGAGTAAATTATACCTTCCCCAAGCTGCTTCAGAGCACGGGAACGAAGTAGATACATTAATGTTTATTTCTATCGGACTTATTATGGTAGTGCAGGTTATTACACAGGCATTGCTTCACTGGTTCGCATATAAGTATCAGGGGAAAAAGGGTAACAGAGCTCTTTTCTTTGCAGATAATGATAAATTAGAATTTATCTGGACAATTATTCCGGTAATTACTCTTGCAGGTTTAATTATCTATGGATTATTTACCTGGAGTGATATTATGAATATCAGCGAAGATGATGATCCAATTGTAATTGAGATCTACGCTAAGCAGTTTAGCTGGCAGGCAAGATATGCCGGCGAGGACAATACCCTTGGTGAAGCCAACGTTCGTTTTATAGAAGGTGTAAACACCGTAGGGCTTAACGTGAACGATACGTATGCAGATGATGATAAAATCACTACAGAACTTCACCTACCGGTTGGAAAGCAGGTTCTGTTTAAATTCAGATCTCAGGATGTACTTCACTCTGCTTACTTTCCCCATTTTAGAGCTCAAATGAACGTAGTACCTGGTATGGTAACTCAATTTGCCTTTACTCCAGATGTTACTACAGCAGAGATGCGGGATTCAGAATATATGGTAGATAAAGTAAAAACCATTAATGAAATAAGAAAAGAGAATAGTAAGGCCTTAATGGCTGAAGGAGAAGCTCCATTAGATTCGTACGAATTTGATTACTTCTTGCTTTGTAACAAGATTTGTGGAGATGCACACTATAATATGCAGATGAAGATTGTAGTAGAAAGCGAAGAAGAATACAACCAATGGTTAAGCGAACAAGACGAGTTTGCTACCGTTATGGAATCACAAGAATAA